From Trueperella pecoris, a single genomic window includes:
- a CDS encoding protein-tyrosine phosphatase family protein, protein MKRWPLSPGVVEFPSGRRVRGRSWRKAVDEPADLCIMLTTGVGARFGRPGVTSSAEETITIDWPDFRLPRRPAQAHEVLRDAWERAAAERVEIVCGGGVGRTGTALAILGVLDGMEPQAAIDFVKKNYNERSVETPAQRAFVNDMGAENN, encoded by the coding sequence TTGAAGCGATGGCCGCTGTCCCCAGGCGTCGTTGAATTCCCGTCCGGCCGCCGAGTCCGCGGCCGCTCATGGCGCAAGGCCGTCGATGAGCCGGCCGATCTGTGCATCATGCTGACCACCGGTGTAGGCGCCCGTTTCGGCCGCCCTGGCGTGACCTCCTCAGCCGAAGAAACCATCACGATTGACTGGCCGGATTTCCGCCTGCCGCGCAGGCCCGCCCAAGCGCACGAGGTGCTCCGGGATGCCTGGGAGCGTGCGGCCGCGGAACGCGTCGAAATCGTCTGCGGAGGCGGAGTCGGCCGAACCGGCACTGCCCTGGCCATCCTGGGCGTCCTTGATGGCATGGAGCCGCAGGCCGCCATCGATTTCGTCAAGAAGAACTACAACGAACGTTCCGTAGAAACCCCGGCTCAGCGTGCCTTCGTCAACGATATGGGCGCAGAAAACAACTAG
- a CDS encoding class I adenylate-forming enzyme family protein, which yields MHKKPNYNSAHALDRAARAHPQRESIYYGGETITVVEAAVRTRKLAQMLAAAGVTEGDRVMLISHNSPYHLLLHVACARLGAIFVPVSPKVTRADHQAMIDFCAPRVVVLEAQLADLGMFTSPGTLLHLVIDDDVFTSAVATAISNGFYGISAAMEAQNGKFITTIKDGATALNSRQYPEGPAAMIFTSASAGAPKAVELTHEQLWWASRNFREGFEYDNHDTLLTVAPLTHIGGFNGTTLDLFSHGGKVVIVREFNPGRVLDLLEAHRVNMMFAVPTMYAALLDHPAFAERDLTNWRLPLIGGSVVPESLIKRLTSHGLYPLNVWGMTETAASGTYLPAEQLLERPGSIGRPFAHTEARVVDADGNDATEGELLVRGPNVVGAYWHDPEASAQAFRGGWLHTGDLVRLDADGFLWITGRLHNIINSGGVKLQAEEIQAVLAQMEGVSDCAVIGTPDETWGETVSAALVMQAGYDVPTLEEVQRHVGVFLARFKVPRKLIVVGGLPTNANGKADRNALAAMFAAAQSQ from the coding sequence GTGCATAAAAAACCCAACTACAATTCGGCCCACGCGCTCGACCGCGCGGCGCGCGCCCATCCGCAGCGGGAGTCGATCTACTACGGCGGGGAGACGATCACGGTCGTCGAGGCCGCCGTGCGCACGCGCAAGCTCGCCCAGATGCTGGCGGCGGCTGGCGTGACCGAGGGCGATCGCGTCATGCTCATCTCGCACAATTCGCCCTACCACTTGCTGTTGCACGTGGCGTGTGCGCGGCTGGGCGCGATTTTCGTGCCGGTCTCGCCGAAGGTGACGCGAGCCGACCACCAGGCCATGATCGACTTCTGCGCGCCGCGCGTGGTGGTGCTCGAGGCCCAGCTTGCCGACCTGGGCATGTTCACCTCGCCGGGCACGCTGTTGCACCTCGTGATCGACGACGACGTGTTCACCTCCGCCGTTGCGACCGCCATCTCCAACGGCTTCTACGGCATCTCTGCCGCGATGGAGGCTCAGAACGGCAAGTTCATCACGACCATCAAGGACGGCGCGACCGCCCTCAACTCGCGGCAATACCCCGAGGGCCCCGCGGCGATGATCTTCACCTCTGCCTCGGCAGGCGCGCCGAAGGCGGTGGAGCTCACCCACGAGCAGCTGTGGTGGGCGAGCCGTAACTTCCGTGAGGGCTTCGAGTATGACAACCATGACACGCTGCTCACGGTGGCTCCGCTGACGCACATCGGTGGTTTCAACGGCACGACGCTCGACCTGTTCAGCCACGGCGGCAAGGTGGTGATTGTGCGCGAATTCAACCCGGGCAGGGTCCTCGACCTACTCGAAGCGCACCGGGTGAACATGATGTTCGCCGTGCCCACGATGTATGCGGCCCTTCTTGACCATCCCGCCTTCGCCGAACGCGACTTGACGAACTGGAGGCTACCGCTGATCGGCGGCAGCGTCGTTCCCGAGTCGCTCATCAAACGTCTGACGAGCCACGGGCTGTACCCACTGAACGTGTGGGGGATGACCGAGACGGCGGCGTCGGGCACCTACCTTCCCGCCGAACAGCTGTTGGAGCGGCCCGGATCGATCGGGCGCCCGTTCGCCCACACGGAGGCCCGGGTGGTCGACGCCGATGGCAACGACGCGACCGAGGGAGAACTCCTCGTGCGTGGGCCCAACGTCGTGGGCGCATACTGGCATGACCCGGAGGCGAGCGCGCAGGCGTTCCGTGGGGGATGGCTGCACACCGGAGATCTGGTGCGCCTCGATGCGGATGGCTTCCTGTGGATCACGGGTCGCCTGCACAACATCATCAACTCTGGCGGAGTCAAGCTTCAGGCCGAAGAAATCCAGGCGGTGCTCGCCCAGATGGAAGGGGTCTCGGACTGCGCCGTCATCGGCACGCCCGACGAGACGTGGGGCGAGACCGTCTCCGCCGCGCTCGTCATGCAGGCCGGCTACGACGTGCCCACCCTCGAAGAGGTCCAGCGCCACGTCGGGGTATTCCTGGCGCGATTTAAAGTTCCGCGAAAGCTTATTGTCGTCGGAGGGCTTCCCACCAACGCCAACGGCAAGGCCGACCGCAACGCGCTCGCGGCAATGTTCGCCGCCGCGCAATCGCAATAG
- a CDS encoding sulfurtransferase TusA family protein: protein MAQHILTTNGLVCPFPVQEAKAVMHDLEAGDELVIHFDCTQATEAIPRWAAENGYGTKDFMKTGPAQWAITVVKP, encoded by the coding sequence ATGGCCCAGCACATTCTCACCACCAACGGACTCGTTTGCCCCTTCCCCGTGCAGGAAGCCAAAGCTGTCATGCACGACCTTGAGGCGGGCGACGAACTCGTCATCCATTTCGACTGCACCCAGGCCACCGAGGCGATCCCCCGCTGGGCGGCCGAAAACGGCTACGGCACGAAAGACTTCATGAAGACGGGCCCCGCCCAATGGGCCATAACCGTCGTCAAGCCCTAG
- a CDS encoding DUF4870 domain-containing protein, with protein sequence MTHYDSFGNSYLTHEPRPHSEDDRTWAMLAHLSAVIAWVVSAGWISFVGPFLVWFLKKDNPYVRRAAAQSFNFNLGMWALSLAGWILTITLILAPIGLPMVFLSFVLTLWHHIKATMAASDNRLYHYPYQIKVLS encoded by the coding sequence ATGACCCACTACGATTCTTTTGGAAACTCGTACCTCACCCACGAGCCCCGGCCCCACAGCGAAGATGATCGCACGTGGGCGATGCTTGCGCACCTATCGGCCGTCATCGCCTGGGTCGTCTCTGCGGGATGGATTTCCTTCGTTGGCCCCTTCCTCGTGTGGTTCTTGAAGAAGGACAACCCCTACGTTCGCCGAGCGGCCGCACAATCGTTCAACTTCAACCTTGGCATGTGGGCGCTGTCGCTGGCGGGATGGATCCTCACGATCACGCTCATCCTGGCCCCGATCGGCCTGCCCATGGTGTTCCTGAGCTTCGTCCTGACGCTGTGGCACCACATCAAGGCCACGATGGCGGCTTCCGACAACCGGCTTTACCACTACCCTTACCAGATCAAGGTTCTCAGCTAA
- a CDS encoding YeeE/YedE family protein: MIFTGFFLGAVFGFVLQRGRFCITGALREVWIAKNTWWLGALFVAITVQALGLAALETSGLLPISTVASPFAPFATVVGGLVFGVGMVMAGGCATGTLYRAGEGLVGSWLALIFYALFATIFTRGPLGQATAAVRTWGATETPTIYASLGVSSWVLVAVLAAGTATWAYLNLTRPRLPLASLPPEKTGLAHLLFEKAWNPYAVGILVGIIAVAAWPLSWASGRQWGLGITVPVTNLTTYFTTGEQSIDWGALLVVGIIAGSFLAARASGEFKVRVPSADIIVKSLLGGALMGWGATWAGGCTIGNGLVETSMFSWQGWTALLAMLAGAGLAAKIFITNRTQLVKS; this comes from the coding sequence ATGATATTCACAGGTTTCTTCCTCGGCGCCGTATTCGGATTCGTCCTCCAGCGTGGGCGCTTCTGTATAACCGGTGCCCTGCGTGAGGTGTGGATCGCGAAGAACACCTGGTGGCTCGGCGCACTCTTCGTCGCCATCACCGTCCAAGCTCTCGGCCTGGCAGCCCTGGAGACGAGCGGACTCCTGCCGATCAGCACGGTCGCGAGCCCGTTCGCGCCGTTTGCCACCGTCGTCGGTGGGCTGGTCTTCGGCGTGGGAATGGTGATGGCCGGCGGATGCGCCACGGGCACGCTCTATCGTGCCGGCGAAGGTCTGGTCGGTTCCTGGCTCGCCCTCATCTTCTACGCGCTCTTCGCCACGATCTTCACGCGCGGACCGCTCGGGCAGGCCACCGCCGCCGTCCGCACCTGGGGAGCCACCGAGACTCCCACGATCTACGCAAGCCTTGGCGTTTCGTCGTGGGTCCTCGTCGCCGTCCTAGCCGCCGGGACCGCCACGTGGGCGTATCTGAATCTCACCCGCCCGCGGTTGCCACTGGCCTCGCTCCCGCCCGAGAAGACCGGCCTGGCGCACCTCCTCTTCGAGAAGGCCTGGAATCCCTACGCCGTCGGAATCCTTGTGGGCATCATCGCCGTCGCCGCCTGGCCGCTGAGCTGGGCGAGCGGACGCCAATGGGGCCTAGGTATCACCGTCCCGGTCACGAACCTCACCACATACTTCACCACCGGCGAGCAGTCCATCGACTGGGGCGCCCTCCTCGTTGTTGGCATCATCGCGGGATCATTCCTCGCGGCAAGGGCATCCGGCGAGTTCAAAGTGCGCGTCCCGAGCGCGGACATCATCGTGAAATCCCTCCTCGGCGGAGCGCTCATGGGCTGGGGTGCCACGTGGGCCGGAGGCTGCACGATCGGCAACGGGCTCGTGGAAACCTCCATGTTCTCCTGGCAAGGATGGACAGCCCTGCTCGCCATGCTGGCAGGCGCCGGGCTCGCCGCAAAGATCTTCATCACCAATCGCACGCAACTGGTCAAGTCCTAA
- a CDS encoding TIGR03085 family metal-binding protein — MSFSHDERRRLADLLLAKGPDAPTLCEGWLTRDLAAHLWIRENRPDAAAGMFVSSVEGHLRATMAQVKERPYGELVHDWAEGPGKFSPVRLIDRWLNLAEHFVHHEDVRRGQWMVDGTLPQARSLSEEENATLAKAVVAISKMLLRHSEHPVQIRIPGRVTFDLHPKSADRGSAVTVMGEPGEVLLWLFGRDAVHVTMSPEGAPDPRKVHP, encoded by the coding sequence ATGAGCTTTTCTCACGATGAACGACGCCGTCTCGCTGACCTCCTCCTTGCCAAGGGGCCCGATGCTCCCACGCTGTGCGAAGGATGGTTGACCCGTGACCTAGCGGCCCATCTGTGGATTCGAGAAAATCGTCCCGACGCCGCGGCCGGCATGTTCGTCTCCTCCGTTGAGGGGCATCTGAGAGCGACGATGGCGCAGGTGAAGGAGCGGCCCTATGGCGAACTTGTTCACGACTGGGCCGAGGGTCCGGGCAAGTTCAGTCCAGTGCGCCTCATCGACCGCTGGCTGAACCTGGCCGAGCATTTCGTTCACCATGAGGATGTTCGCCGTGGACAGTGGATGGTTGACGGAACGTTGCCCCAGGCGCGCTCGCTGAGCGAGGAAGAGAACGCGACGCTGGCCAAGGCTGTGGTGGCCATCTCCAAGATGCTTCTGCGCCACAGCGAGCACCCCGTGCAGATCCGCATTCCTGGACGCGTCACGTTTGACCTGCACCCCAAGTCCGCTGACCGCGGTTCGGCCGTCACGGTCATGGGTGAACCCGGCGAGGTATTGCTGTGGCTCTTCGGGCGCGACGCCGTCCACGTCACCATGTCGCCCGAGGGCGCGCCGGATCCGCGCAAGGTTCATCCCTAG
- the lipB gene encoding lipoyl(octanoyl) transferase LipB, protein MQIVNMLNFGPLQYMDVDHVQRFIHGEVAAQRMPDSLIVWESQDTYTAGRRTNDADIPDTSIPVIRMDRGGSVTYHGPGQLVVYPVVKVRPPKDVVTFVRNTELAIMDAMKEFGLQTYQVEGRSGVWILQPGQKDRKLCAIGIKFADDATMHGLALNVTTNLDLFMKVIPCGLQDAGVASLESLGITTTLADVASVLLPHLAAAYQPLLLRPTQELTTANSEEILATIRNNSAPKFINDVTGTMWEPKGSRPQA, encoded by the coding sequence GTGCAGATCGTCAATATGTTAAACTTCGGCCCGTTACAATACATGGACGTCGACCATGTCCAACGCTTTATTCACGGCGAGGTCGCCGCCCAGCGCATGCCCGACTCCCTGATCGTCTGGGAGTCCCAGGACACCTACACGGCCGGCAGGCGCACGAACGACGCCGATATCCCTGACACCTCCATCCCCGTTATCCGCATGGATCGGGGCGGGTCAGTGACCTATCACGGGCCCGGCCAGCTCGTGGTCTATCCCGTGGTCAAGGTGCGCCCACCCAAGGACGTGGTCACGTTCGTGCGCAACACCGAGTTGGCCATCATGGACGCCATGAAGGAATTCGGCCTGCAGACCTACCAGGTCGAGGGGCGCTCCGGCGTCTGGATTCTTCAACCGGGCCAAAAGGACCGCAAGCTATGTGCGATTGGTATCAAATTTGCCGACGACGCCACCATGCACGGCCTGGCCCTCAACGTCACCACCAACCTCGACCTGTTCATGAAGGTGATCCCCTGCGGTTTGCAGGACGCTGGGGTGGCCTCCCTCGAATCCTTAGGCATCACGACGACGCTGGCCGACGTCGCCTCCGTCCTCCTGCCCCACCTCGCGGCCGCCTACCAGCCGCTTCTCCTGCGCCCGACGCAGGAGCTGACCACCGCCAACTCCGAGGAGATCTTGGCAACGATACGGAATAATTCCGCCCCCAAGTTCATTAACGACGTCACAGGCACCATGTGGGAGCCGAAGGGAAGCCGGCCGCAAGCCTAG
- a CDS encoding M18 family aminopeptidase: protein MTSEFIRDYASFISESPSSFHAAQAIERRLVEAGYVRQDEGAAWAGLAKGYVVRGGAVIAWHVGQVADDCGFRVVGSHTDSPSFKVKPFPGSHAHGFGQVNVEVYGGPLLNSWLNRDLGIAGIVTDIDGVNHLVRTPAVMVIPQLAPHLDRSVNDKLELSRQKDYKPIWSVGEADLLRYICDHAGVDPQRAAAFDLFAYDVQVPLVFGGESGEDFFASGRQDNLSSVFTSLTAFLSAETDAAVSDGEDIAIFAAFDHEEVGSSTYSGAAGPFLETTMRRIAASLDMEGVGDERFARMIANSSCISADAGHSISPNKANLHDPDHHPVLGGGPLLKVNANQRYATEATGSALWLRSAAAGGVATQQFVSNNDVPCGSTIGPATASRLGILTVDVGIPLLSMHSVRELSSPADLEAMTTILQGYWAGA from the coding sequence ATGACTTCCGAATTTATCCGCGATTACGCTTCGTTCATTTCTGAGTCCCCCTCGTCCTTCCATGCGGCGCAGGCCATCGAGCGCAGACTCGTCGAGGCCGGCTACGTCCGCCAAGACGAAGGCGCGGCCTGGGCCGGTCTGGCCAAGGGCTACGTCGTGCGCGGGGGAGCGGTGATCGCCTGGCACGTCGGGCAGGTGGCGGATGACTGCGGATTTAGGGTGGTTGGCTCGCACACAGATTCGCCCAGCTTCAAGGTCAAGCCCTTCCCAGGCAGCCACGCGCACGGGTTCGGCCAGGTCAACGTGGAGGTCTATGGCGGGCCGCTGCTGAATTCGTGGCTCAATCGTGACCTCGGCATCGCAGGCATCGTCACGGATATTGACGGCGTCAACCACCTTGTGCGCACGCCCGCGGTGATGGTCATTCCCCAGCTGGCGCCCCACCTAGATCGTAGCGTCAACGACAAGCTCGAGCTCTCCCGGCAGAAGGATTACAAGCCGATTTGGAGCGTGGGTGAGGCGGATCTTCTGCGTTACATTTGCGACCACGCCGGCGTGGATCCGCAGCGGGCGGCAGCCTTCGACCTGTTTGCCTACGATGTCCAAGTGCCCCTCGTCTTCGGTGGCGAAAGTGGGGAGGACTTCTTCGCCTCGGGCCGCCAAGACAACCTATCCTCGGTCTTCACATCGTTGACGGCTTTCCTCTCTGCCGAGACGGACGCCGCCGTGTCCGACGGCGAAGACATCGCGATCTTCGCGGCGTTCGACCACGAGGAGGTCGGCTCGTCGACCTACTCGGGCGCGGCGGGCCCCTTCCTGGAGACGACGATGCGGCGCATCGCGGCCAGCCTCGACATGGAGGGCGTTGGCGACGAGCGCTTCGCTCGGATGATCGCTAACTCGTCCTGTATTTCCGCGGACGCCGGGCACTCGATCAGCCCCAACAAGGCCAACCTGCACGATCCCGACCACCATCCCGTCCTCGGCGGAGGCCCGCTGCTCAAGGTCAACGCGAACCAGCGCTATGCCACGGAGGCGACCGGATCAGCACTCTGGCTACGATCGGCCGCGGCGGGCGGCGTCGCCACCCAACAGTTCGTGTCCAATAACGACGTGCCGTGCGGCTCGACGATCGGCCCGGCTACCGCGAGCCGACTCGGAATCCTCACGGTCGACGTCGGCATCCCGCTCCTGTCGATGCACTCGGTACGCGAGCTGTCCTCACCAGCCGACCTCGAGGCGATGACGACGATTCTTCAGGGGTACTGGGCTGGTGCATAA
- a CDS encoding NADP-dependent isocitrate dehydrogenase, which translates to MARIIYTYTDEAPMLATASLLPIVEGFTSQAGIEVELRDISLAGRIIASLSDFLPSDQRQVDALAELGALATTPEANIIKLPNISASIPQLKAAIKELQEAGYSLPDYPESPSTDEEREIRARYDAVKGSAVNPVLREGNSDRRAPAAVKNFAKAHPHSMKAWSANSSTRVATMGSRDFRSNEQASVIADDGVVDIVFVGKDRERTLKTVPVTAGDVFDATKMEAEALDSFLSAQVAAAKDEGLLYSLHLKATMMKVSDPIIFGHAVRAFFPDTFATFAEDLRRAGLSANDGLGAVLAGLDALDNGVDIRASFERELAQGPGLSMVNSDRGITNLHVPSDVIVDASMPAMIRNGGQVWGPDGKPADTLAVIPDSSYADVYQTVIEDCQKNGAYDPATMGTVPNVGLMAQKAEEYGSHDKTFEIADDGRVEVRKDGQVLMSVDVAPGDIYRSCQTKDAPIRDWVSLAVRRARISGMPAVFWLDPERAHDRAIAAKVAAYLEDEDTDGLDIRVLSPTEATAFTVDRLRRGEDTISVTGNVLRDYLTDLFPIMELGTSAKMLSVVPLMAGGGLFETGAGGSAPKHVEQLINEMHLRWDSLGEFLALAESLRQLARFCGNRRADVVAAALDRATETLLNEGRSPQYKTGMPDTRSSHAWLAIYWADELARQADDAELAATFAPVAKDLADNATKIEEELLASQGKHSGIEGYYRPKKDQVDAAMRPSPTLNRIIDGLRK; encoded by the coding sequence ATGGCCCGGATCATCTACACCTACACCGACGAAGCGCCGATGCTTGCCACCGCCTCACTGCTACCCATCGTGGAAGGTTTTACCTCCCAGGCGGGAATCGAGGTAGAGCTTCGCGATATCTCGCTGGCCGGCCGCATCATCGCCTCCCTATCCGACTTCCTTCCCAGCGACCAGCGACAGGTCGATGCGCTCGCCGAACTCGGCGCACTGGCAACCACTCCTGAAGCGAACATCATCAAGCTTCCCAACATCTCGGCGTCTATTCCCCAGCTCAAGGCCGCTATCAAGGAGCTTCAGGAGGCCGGCTACTCGCTTCCCGACTACCCGGAGAGCCCCTCCACCGATGAGGAGCGCGAGATCCGCGCCCGCTACGACGCCGTCAAGGGCTCGGCCGTCAACCCCGTCCTTCGCGAGGGCAACTCGGACCGTCGTGCGCCTGCGGCGGTGAAGAACTTCGCCAAGGCCCATCCGCATTCCATGAAGGCGTGGTCAGCCAACTCTTCCACCCGCGTGGCAACCATGGGCTCACGCGATTTCCGTTCCAACGAGCAGGCGAGCGTGATTGCCGACGACGGCGTCGTGGACATCGTCTTCGTGGGCAAGGACCGGGAAAGGACGTTGAAGACGGTTCCGGTCACGGCCGGCGACGTCTTTGACGCCACGAAGATGGAAGCCGAGGCCCTCGACTCCTTCCTGTCCGCGCAGGTGGCGGCCGCCAAGGACGAAGGCCTCCTCTATTCCCTACACCTGAAGGCCACCATGATGAAGGTCTCCGATCCGATCATCTTCGGTCACGCCGTCAGGGCGTTCTTCCCCGACACGTTCGCTACCTTTGCCGAGGATCTTCGCCGCGCGGGCCTGTCCGCCAACGACGGCCTGGGCGCTGTCCTCGCCGGTCTCGACGCCCTGGACAACGGCGTGGACATCCGCGCGTCCTTCGAACGCGAGCTCGCACAGGGTCCCGGCCTGTCGATGGTGAATTCGGACCGCGGCATCACTAACTTGCATGTGCCCTCGGACGTCATCGTCGACGCCTCGATGCCGGCCATGATCCGCAACGGCGGCCAGGTCTGGGGCCCGGACGGGAAGCCCGCGGACACGCTCGCCGTCATCCCCGATTCGTCCTACGCCGACGTCTATCAGACGGTCATCGAGGATTGCCAGAAAAACGGAGCCTACGATCCGGCCACGATGGGCACAGTTCCTAACGTGGGGCTGATGGCTCAAAAGGCCGAGGAGTACGGCTCGCACGACAAGACCTTCGAGATCGCCGACGATGGCCGCGTCGAGGTGCGCAAGGATGGCCAGGTGCTCATGTCCGTCGACGTCGCCCCCGGCGACATCTACCGTTCGTGCCAGACGAAGGACGCCCCCATCCGCGACTGGGTCTCGTTGGCCGTCCGCAGGGCCCGCATCTCGGGGATGCCGGCCGTGTTCTGGCTCGATCCAGAGCGCGCTCACGACCGCGCAATTGCGGCCAAGGTTGCCGCCTACCTCGAGGATGAGGACACCGACGGGCTCGACATCCGGGTGTTGTCCCCCACCGAGGCCACCGCGTTCACCGTCGATCGCCTGCGCCGTGGGGAGGACACGATTTCCGTGACGGGCAACGTCTTGCGCGACTACCTGACCGACCTGTTCCCCATCATGGAGCTGGGCACGTCGGCGAAGATGCTGTCCGTGGTGCCGCTCATGGCCGGGGGCGGATTGTTCGAGACGGGCGCCGGCGGCTCGGCCCCCAAGCACGTCGAACAGCTCATCAACGAGATGCATTTGCGCTGGGACTCGTTGGGCGAGTTCCTCGCGCTAGCCGAGTCGTTGCGCCAGCTTGCCCGCTTCTGTGGCAACCGACGCGCCGACGTCGTCGCGGCTGCCCTCGACCGAGCCACCGAAACCCTGCTGAACGAGGGGCGTTCCCCGCAGTACAAGACCGGCATGCCCGACACTCGTTCCTCGCACGCCTGGCTCGCCATCTACTGGGCCGACGAGCTGGCCAGGCAGGCCGACGACGCCGAGCTGGCGGCCACCTTCGCGCCGGTGGCCAAGGACTTGGCAGACAACGCGACGAAGATCGAGGAAGAGCTGCTCGCATCGCAGGGTAAACACTCGGGTATCGAGGGATACTACCGCCCCAAGAAGGATCAGGTCGACGCGGCGATGCGCCCGTCGCCCACTCTCAACCGCATCATTGACGGCCTGCGCAAGTAA
- the lipA gene encoding lipoyl synthase produces MSLDQSDPRINPGGRKLLRVEERNAETPIETKPGWIKTTATVGKEYTDMRSRVDGSGLHTVCKEANCPNIYECWEDREASFLIGGDICTRRCDFCFIKTGKPTEYDVDEPRRVAENVREMQLNYATITGVTRDDLEDGASWLYAETCRQIHELCPNTGVELLIDDMRGGAPALQQVFDSRPEVLAHNLETVPRIFKKIRPAFRYERSLDLITFASENNLITKSNLILGMGETRDEVLEAMQDLHEAGCDILTITQYLRPSKLHHPIDRWVKPEEFVELSKIGYEMGFAGIMAGPLVRSSYRSGSLWSRAMKHKGWEIPENLRGIAGAGDSNEPLFARQEAASIVARHK; encoded by the coding sequence TTGAGCCTAGACCAAAGCGATCCCCGGATTAATCCCGGCGGCCGCAAGCTACTTCGCGTCGAAGAACGCAACGCCGAAACCCCGATCGAAACCAAGCCGGGCTGGATTAAAACGACGGCCACGGTGGGCAAGGAGTACACGGACATGCGTTCACGCGTGGACGGCTCGGGTCTGCACACCGTGTGCAAGGAGGCCAACTGCCCCAACATCTACGAGTGCTGGGAAGACCGCGAGGCCTCCTTCCTCATCGGCGGCGACATCTGCACCCGCCGCTGCGACTTCTGCTTTATCAAGACGGGCAAGCCCACGGAATACGACGTCGACGAGCCGCGCCGCGTCGCCGAGAATGTGCGCGAAATGCAGCTGAACTACGCCACGATCACCGGCGTCACGCGCGACGACCTCGAAGACGGCGCCTCCTGGCTGTATGCCGAGACCTGCCGTCAGATTCACGAGCTGTGCCCCAATACGGGCGTTGAACTCCTCATCGACGACATGCGAGGCGGCGCGCCCGCCCTCCAGCAGGTCTTCGACTCGCGACCGGAGGTGTTGGCGCACAACCTCGAAACCGTGCCCCGCATCTTTAAGAAGATTCGCCCCGCCTTCCGCTACGAGCGCTCGCTGGACCTCATCACGTTCGCCTCCGAGAACAACCTCATCACGAAGTCCAACCTCATTCTCGGCATGGGCGAGACGCGCGACGAAGTCCTCGAGGCGATGCAGGATCTGCACGAGGCCGGATGCGACATCCTCACCATCACCCAATACCTCCGCCCCTCCAAGCTTCACCACCCCATTGATCGGTGGGTCAAGCCGGAGGAGTTCGTCGAGCTGTCCAAGATCGGCTACGAGATGGGCTTCGCAGGCATCATGGCCGGACCGCTGGTGCGGTCCTCGTACAGGTCGGGCTCGCTGTGGTCGCGCGCGATGAAGCACAAGGGCTGGGAGATTCCCGAGAACCTGCGGGGCATCGCGGGCGCGGGAGACTCAAACGAACCGTTGTTCGCCCGCCAGGAGGCCGCCTCGATCGTCGCACGCCACAAGTAG
- a CDS encoding alpha/beta hydrolase family protein: MDYEVGVDIVPSSEDNVIDWLRSLPVFPDAIEHYGQDPHQIIEWYGDPAAKPICFVHGGCFHDANALPATRPAARALAEAGYYVGLVDYRIADARPELTSSDAMKLAVHPVLGEAIWVGHDAGGAFAMNVVMAPETPVRAAVLLAPILDLARDVREDPEGHNGPTARWIGGSPEECPERYAMYDPMFNYYHVGPARFRARDLSIDIIHGADDQMIGVERSRDVRAEPFNLAIVEGADHIDLICPGQDAWVYFLGALASVE, translated from the coding sequence ATGGACTACGAAGTTGGCGTTGACATCGTGCCCTCGAGCGAAGACAACGTGATTGACTGGCTACGATCCCTCCCCGTTTTCCCTGACGCCATCGAGCATTACGGCCAGGACCCCCACCAGATCATCGAGTGGTACGGAGACCCGGCGGCCAAACCGATCTGCTTCGTCCACGGCGGCTGCTTCCACGACGCGAACGCGCTGCCGGCCACGCGCCCCGCGGCACGGGCCCTCGCAGAGGCCGGATACTATGTTGGTCTCGTCGACTATCGTATTGCTGATGCCAGGCCGGAGCTGACGTCGTCGGACGCCATGAAACTCGCGGTGCATCCGGTGCTCGGGGAGGCGATCTGGGTCGGCCACGACGCCGGTGGTGCCTTCGCCATGAACGTGGTGATGGCACCGGAGACGCCGGTGAGGGCTGCCGTGCTCCTCGCCCCCATCCTCGACCTCGCCCGCGACGTGCGCGAAGACCCGGAGGGACACAACGGGCCGACCGCGCGCTGGATCGGCGGATCGCCGGAGGAGTGCCCCGAACGCTACGCCATGTACGACCCGATGTTTAACTACTATCATGTGGGGCCCGCGCGCTTCCGGGCCCGTGACCTATCGATCGACATCATTCACGGCGCCGACGACCAGATGATCGGCGTCGAACGCTCCCGCGACGTGCGTGCCGAGCCCTTCAACCTCGCCATCGTCGAGGGTGCTGACCACATTGACCTCATTTGCCCCGGCCAAGACGCCTGGGTCTACTTCCTCGGCGCGCTAGCCAGCGTCGAATAG